In Nostoc sp. UHCC 0926, a single genomic region encodes these proteins:
- the tig gene encoding trigger factor, with protein MKVTQERLPASQIGLEIEITPEITKQTYEQVIKNLASTANIPGFRKGKVPRPILLQRLGTTRIKVAALEELIQDGIEQAVKQEAIPAIGQPQLRSSFEDLIKNYEPGKPLTISAAVDVEPEVNLVQYTDLLFQAEEVKYDPERVDSSLDKERQELATLIPVEGRAAQIGDIAVVDFKGSFARVEGEEETSELEPIPGAEATDFQVELQEDKFIPGFISGIVGMNPEETKEIAAQFPDPYANEDLAGKAATFIVTLKELKEKELPELNDDLAQEISDFETLEELRASLVEQYQKEADDKTQTNKQEALLTELLKHVEVDLPATLIEQEVDAMLTQTAIRLSQQGLDVKKLFTQDIIVQLRERSRTEAIERIKRSLSLREIGKRESIEVTPEEIASRVTELLEQYPEEQEVDEDKLRSIVQNELLTEKIIDWLLEHSSVELVPEGSLSPTEETEAAELDADADAPQTEEESSDSTEVTEG; from the coding sequence ATGAAAGTTACCCAGGAAAGACTCCCCGCCAGCCAAATTGGTCTGGAAATAGAGATTACGCCGGAAATTACCAAGCAAACTTACGAACAGGTGATTAAAAACTTAGCGAGTACTGCCAATATTCCTGGGTTTCGTAAAGGCAAAGTGCCTCGACCGATATTGCTACAACGGTTGGGTACAACTCGAATCAAGGTAGCAGCGCTGGAAGAACTAATTCAAGATGGCATTGAGCAAGCAGTCAAACAAGAAGCTATCCCGGCAATAGGTCAGCCACAATTGCGCTCCTCCTTTGAGGATTTGATTAAGAATTATGAACCTGGAAAACCTCTGACGATTTCGGCTGCTGTCGATGTAGAACCAGAAGTGAATCTAGTGCAGTACACTGATTTGCTTTTCCAAGCTGAAGAAGTCAAGTACGATCCAGAACGAGTGGACAGTAGCCTCGACAAGGAACGTCAAGAATTGGCGACATTGATTCCTGTGGAAGGACGTGCAGCCCAAATCGGCGATATTGCCGTAGTCGATTTTAAAGGTTCATTCGCCAGAGTTGAGGGCGAAGAGGAAACATCTGAACTAGAACCGATTCCTGGAGCCGAAGCGACTGATTTTCAAGTTGAGTTGCAGGAAGATAAGTTTATTCCAGGCTTTATTTCTGGAATAGTGGGGATGAATCCTGAAGAAACTAAAGAAATTGCGGCGCAGTTCCCAGATCCTTATGCTAATGAAGATTTAGCTGGAAAAGCGGCAACTTTCATAGTGACGCTCAAAGAACTGAAGGAAAAAGAGCTACCAGAATTAAATGACGACTTAGCCCAGGAAATCAGTGATTTTGAAACCCTAGAGGAGTTACGTGCTTCCTTAGTAGAGCAATATCAAAAAGAGGCGGACGACAAAACACAAACAAATAAGCAGGAAGCCTTGTTAACGGAACTGCTCAAGCACGTAGAAGTTGACTTACCAGCAACGTTGATTGAGCAAGAAGTGGATGCAATGCTAACGCAAACAGCAATCCGCCTGTCTCAGCAGGGATTAGATGTGAAGAAGTTGTTTACTCAAGATATTATTGTTCAGTTGCGGGAGCGATCGCGCACTGAGGCAATTGAACGCATCAAACGCTCCTTGTCCTTGCGAGAAATCGGTAAACGCGAATCTATTGAGGTAACACCAGAAGAAATTGCATCCAGAGTCACAGAACTTTTGGAACAGTACCCGGAGGAACAAGAGGTTGATGAAGATAAACTGCGCTCAATCGTGCAAAACGAACTATTAACCGAAAAAATCATCGATTGGCTCTTAGAACACTCCTCAGTTGAACTTGTACCCGAAGGCTCCTTGAGTCCCACAGAGGAAACGGAAGCCGCAGAATTAGATGCTGATGCTGATGCACCTCAGACAGAGGAAGAAAGCAGCGATTCCACAGAAGTCACAGAAGGATAA